DNA from Artemia franciscana chromosome 8, ASM3288406v1, whole genome shotgun sequence:
gctgagACACAatgtccttccaaacatcatatttcattaagatctgatcactacttcgtaagttaaaaatacctcattttttctttttttttagaattagccctccccccaaaattcccccaaagagagcggatccgttccggttatgtcaatcacttatctagggcttgtgattatttttcccaccaagtttaatcccgatgcctccactctaagtgttttccaagattttagaccccccactcccccgcaatatcaccggatccagtcgggatttaaaaaaagagctcttaaacacgatatccttccaaacatcaaatttcattaagatccaatcactccttcgtaagttaagaatacctaattttttctaatttttccgatttacccccccccccccctccagatggtcaaatcggggaaatgacaatttctaatttaatctggtctagtttCTGATAcgctttcaattttttccaaatttccaaatttcatcgtccttggttgcctggaagtgcctaaagtagcaaaaccggaacagacagaccgacagaatttgcgatcgctatatgtcacttggtaggtaccaagtgccataaaaacgcaACCAGTACATAATTACTGAATTATACAACGAATCAAATCATCACTGAAATAAACACAAACacagaacaataaaaaaaagagatattaaaaataaatatagaataataataattaaaaaaaatcataggcaacgctatacgttgcctatagtaaaggcaaCGTCAGTAAAAGAGTCagaagtgatcggagggcaactacctCCACCCCCTCACGCTCTTTTATCCCAAacgcatccgataaaaatttcgagatagccattttgtaaaaaaaaatagttcaaagatcatataacaaactCCGATATCAACAAAAAACCCCAAGgacccgggggcaggcgttgcaagttatgccctgggggcatacatggttcttatggaagggatactcctataaacttcagagagggctcattggattgaaaattgaaagtcttAGTTCGGTTTGTTTTTAAGGGTAataagagatcagagggcaactagccacccCACGCTCTTTTTCCTAAAACccatctgatacaaattttgagatcgtaattaaaaaaaaaactttcaaagatcATTTGACAGAAATTccggggttgacacaaccccccagggcccgagggcaggcattgtaagttataccctgggggcataaatggctcttatggaaaggatgctcgtataaacttgaGAGAgttctcatttgattggaaattgaaaattctagttcattttttgaGAGTGAAAAGAGATTGAAGGGCAAATAGCCTCCCCCCCACGACCCTTTTTCCCAAATCCGTccgataaaagttttgagatagccattttgttaaaaaaaaaagttgaaaggtCAGATAACGAAACTCAGGTGTCGATACAACCCCAGGGCCCGGAggaaggcgttgtaagttatgacctaggggcatatatggttaAAATGGAAGGGCTACTCATATTACCTTCATagagggctaatttgattggaaattaaaatttcttgttcagttcttaagagccaaaagagatcggaggacGACTATCCCCCCACAccccattttccccaaatgcatccgataaaaactTTGTGGTGGTCATTTTgttataaatagttcaaatgtcagataacaaaaactccagtgtcgacaaaaccccagagcccgggggcagGCACTCTAAGTTATGCACTGGGGTAAAATACGGTTGTTATGGAAGGGATGTTCGTATAAACttaagagagggctcatttgattggaaattgaaagttctagttcagttattaagagtaaaaagagatctGATGGtgactagcccccccccccccgtacaccctttttcccccaaacccagccgataaaatttttatgatcgctattttgttaaaaaatagttcaGAGCTTAGATACGAAAAACCTGGGTGTcgatacaaccccccccccagggcctgggggcaggcgttgtaaattatgccctgggggcatatatggttcttgcccttgggcaagtgttttaagttatgcctcgGAGGCGTGTAAGGTTCTATGTAAGGGCTGGTCGTATAATTTTCGAAGGtcgctcatttgatttgaaattgaaagttctagttcactttttaagagtcaaaagatatcCGAGCAAAACTAGCCCACCTTGccctcccccccctcccctctaatctttccgatacaaattttgagatggccatttttaaatatttcgaaCATCagagaaaaaagtgttttttaagttataccccggaggcgtataaggttttaatataaggggtggtcgtataaacttcgaaggtgggtcatttgattggaaattgatagTTATCGCTACATTTATATGAGTCAAAAGTTAACGGAGGGCatctacccctccccccgacaCAGAAAccctttccccaaatgcatcaaatgaaaattttgagatagccagtttgtttgaaatagtccaacgataaGATAGCATGATCAACCCTCCCTCCCAGCCTTCTTTTCCCTTAttgcatccaatcaaattttgtatatagccattttattcaaaatagaccaaagataatgtaacaaaaactccagggataaaACAGGCCCTCCCCCAGAATCTAgaggcaagtgttgtaaaataTGCCTtgggggaatataaggtttttatggaagggatgatcgtataaactttggaagggcttattcgattggaaatcataatttctagtgtccttctcaagagccaaaagtgatcagagggtaactagccccccccacCACCACCTTTTTTCCCTGAATgcatctgatgaaaattttgagatagttttgtaaaaaaaaaaaaaaaaaaaaaaaaaaaaaaaggtcaattaACAAAACTCAGGTGTCGACACAACTACCCAGGGCCcgggcgttgtaagttatgccctgggggtatatatggttcttatgaaagggatgctcgtataactttcagagaggactcatttgattggaaattgaaagttctagttcactttttaagagtaaaaaaagatccGAGGGAAACTTTGttctttgttcaaaataattagagataaaataacaaATCCCAGGGTCGACAAatccccccagagcctgggagCAAGTGGTATAAGCTATGCCCCGACGCCATATGAGGTTTTATGTAAGGgttggtcgcataaacttcagagatggctcgtttgattggaaattgaaagatcaAGTTACCGTTTTAAGAGTCACCAAACGAGATCGAAGGGTATCTACCCCTCTCCCCTCACGTGTTTTTCCCcgaatacatccgataaaatttttagatagccatttcgttcaaaatagtccaaagttcAATTACTATAAATTAGGGGTTGAGAAATCCTCCATAGTACCCAGGACGAGAATTGTAACTGATCTAAGTTGTAAGTTTTTTAGAATCGAAAGTGATTAAAAAGtaacaagaccccccccccccttctccttgtgcctttttttttctccagatgcatcttatcaaaatttcaaaatagccattgttcaaatagtccaaaattcaaattactatagCTTAGGGATTGAGAGATCTTCCCTAGTCaccagggcaaggattgtaacttGTGGAAACTGCCCATTATTTGGACTTAGTGATTTACATTTTAACTTTGATTTACTGTGCAACGGCTGTTGCACAGTAAAAAAGTTGTACTGTGCTGTTGCACAGTACAAAAGTTGCTTATTATTACTGAGCTTTTATtggtgagctttcagcaattaatatcgctatatattcaatattcagtttaatttattacTTCTTATCAAAACTGCTAATTTattttggagtaaaaaaaataaataaggaatttggaaaacttgaaactttggcacaaataaacgaacagaaattaattttaagaaaactttaagaaaaaataagctttctaaagaaaagtaaaggccatattaaacttatgatcagaagaaatagaaacctacaatacttgtacttgtacttgtttcaggacacaAGCTCTTCAGCTCTCCCTGGCGCTATGATCTGGCAGACGGTTGAGTGCCAAGCCGCTCGGTCGTGTGTGTGTGGTGCACATATTTCAAGCCACTGCTTGTCCCATCTTCGGCCGTGTCGTCGGAAACCACCAATCGGCTCTAGGTCCGCCTTGAGTGTGTTAAGCCAGGTCTTGACTTGTCCACCTCGCTTCTTCTTCCAGTGTGCGAGGGGTTTGCAGTATAGCGCCTTTTTAGTGAGGGTGTCATCTGACCTCCGACAAACATGGCCAAACCAAGTTAGGCGGCGTTTTTTTATTAGGGCTTCAATGTCATGCTTCTGGTGGCATCGTCTACGAATTTCGACGTTGCTAATTCTGTCTCGGAGGGAGACACCGAGGATTTGTCTCAGGCAGGAGTGGTCGAATACTTTGAGAGCATGAACATCCGCTGCTTTCAGGGGCCATGTCTCGCATTCGTAAAGGAGTACGGAGCAGACGGTTGCTTCAAAGatctggatttttgtttttagtaggaCGTCTCTTTGTCTCCACAGGTTCTTCCTAAGTTGAGCAAAGACTATCGATGCTGATGATATTCTGCTCTGGACTTCCGTACTGCAGCCGCCGGAAATGTCGATGAGGGATCCCAGGTACTTGAACTGGTCAACGACCTCTAAACGGGAGTTGTCGATAGAGATGCCCCTTGTGAGTACATCCTcagaatttgtcagaattttggttttatCCTTACTGATCTTCAGCCCAACCAAATCTGCAGTAGCAGCAACATTACACAGCATGGCTTGCGCATGATCTATATCGTTTTCTAGCAAGGCAATGTCATCCGCGTAGTCAAGGTCTTTGATGGAGAAGTCAGGGCTTACTTCAACGCCTCTGGCAGATTGCATGGCGCGCTTCATGATCCAATCGATAACAAAGTTGAAGAGGATGGGGGACAGGATGCAGCCCTGTCTCACCCCGAAATCGATGTCGAAGAGGGAGGACAGCTCTCCATCAGCTTGTATACAGGCACGAACGTGTTGGTAGTATGCCTGAATAAGGCGTATCAGCTTATCAGGGACGCCGTCCTCTTGCATCGCAGCCCATATGCCATCTCTAACGATCGAGTCAAAGGCCGTTATAAAATCTATGAAGACGGCTATAGTAATCTGATTGTGTTTCATGCGGTGTTCGAGAATTTGCCGGAGTGTAAAGAGCTGATCAATGCAGCCCATTCCTGGCCGAAAGCCCGCCTGGTTTGGGCGTGTGGTCGTGTTTCTGATTGAGCTGAAGCGGTTGAGTAAAATCATGGCAAATATTTTGGCAGCGATGCTTATGAGCGATATCCCCCGGTAATTCTTGCATTCAGCTTTATCCCCTTTTTTGTACAGGGGGATGATAATTGAAACTTTCCAATCGTCTGGGAGAACCTCCTGTACCCAAATTTTCTTGAGCAGTTTTTCTAGGTTCTGTGCAAGAAGCCTGGGGCTTGCCTTGTAGATTTCTGCTGGTATGGCGTCAATTCCCGGCGTTTAATGATTCTTCAGCTTCTTTATTGCTGCCAGGATTTCCTCTTCGTCAGGGGGCTCTATTTTGACTCCTGCGTATTGGTTAATGAGTGTTGATGAAGGAGGTGGGGGAGGTTGGGTCACTTGAAGATTTGGAGCAGGTGATGAAGGGTCGACTTGGGGATTTAGGAGTTTCTGGAAATGGCGCTTCCAACGGTCAACGACTTCGTCACGACTCGTTAGGATGTTACCGTGTTCGTCTCTTACAGAGGCCGAGTTCTTCGACCTCTTCCCAGTGGACTCTTTAAGCAGCTGATACAGTTTCCTAGTATCAGACAGGCTAGCTGCTTTTTGCATCTCCACCGCCATATTCTCCCAGTACTTCCTTCTGTCTTTTCTGCCCGACTGGTGACATAGCTTGCGTAGCTGTTTGAATTCAGCTGAGTGGCGTGATGGTAACAGACTTTTCTTCGTTGCAAGTCGGATGGTCTCTTCGGACATCCACCGTCTTCGCTTTCGCTTCACTCTTCCAAGAGTTTCGAGAGCTACCTCCTGTAGTGTATTTCGGAACTTCTGCCAATCTTCGTTAACCGACGACCCGCTCGAGTTCCCGTCCTCAGGAGACTCATTTGAGTGTTCATGCTCGAGGGCGGTGAAACGATTTGAAAGCTGAACACGGAATTGTTCTACTACTGTCGGGTCCTTAAGACGGGCAACGTCAAATCTTTTTGGGGGTTCCTTCCGTTTACGAGCCACTAGCCTGATCTTCACAGACATTTTGACCAAGGTATGATCCGACCCGCACTTGGAACCTGTGTCAGGTCCTCTGTAGGCTCTGCAGTTCTGGATCGAGCTTCTCCAACGTGACGACACGAGTAGGTAGTCCAGCTGGGAAGATGTCCTTCCATCTCTGGATCTCCAGGTTATGACGTGTGAGGGCTTGTGTCTGAAAAGGGTGTTTGCTATTACGAGGTTGTTCGCTTGGGCGAATTGGACCAATCTGGTTCCTCGTTCGCATCTTTCGCCATACCCGTGAATTCCAAGGCTCCTGTCGCCGTTTGCCTGTCTGCTGCCGACGTGTGCGTTGAGGTCGCCACCGATAATGAGGAGGTCACGTTTGGGGGTCTTTTTTACAGCTTCGTTGAGTTCAGCGTAAAACGTATCTATTGCTTGTTCAGAGCTGACCCTTGTGGGTGCGTAGACCGCAAACACTGTAACATTAAACAGTTTGCTTCGGAATCTAGCTTTTGCAAGGCGAGATGATACGGGCTCCCATTCTATTAGAGCTTTTTGTGCTTGGATGTTAAGGAGAAATCCAACCCCTGCACTGCCACTACCATCTTTGGGTCCTGagttataaaagaagaaagagtTCTCTGAATCTGGTGTTGCTATCTCATGGTTTTCTAGTGTGTCATTTATTCTTGTCTCTGATACACAGAGGATGTCGAGGCCTAGGCGATGTATTTCACCAGCTATGAAAGTCTGGGTCGTCAAACATTTCATCGAACAGACGTTCCAGCACCCTATTGCAAGGGATTGTCTTCGTTTCAACAGGTGTCCAGCTCGCCAATTTTTCGAAGGAGACGCCGGTAAATCATCCAACGCATCGCTTGTCGGGAATGCCGTAGCCTGGTTTGACACTCTTTGGTCTGCTTTCTTCATAACGTTTCGTGGGAATATTATTGACCGACAGGTCCCCAGTCCGTCGGCGCCTCCACACTTTAGCCATTCTTTCGCTAGGCATGTAGCTACGGAATGTTGCCACCGCTTCACCACTTTGAGGTAGTGTGGTCGACTTCCCAAGGATACACTAGAGACGGAGATACAGCTTCGGCGACCCAAACCGCACCATAGCCGTGCTAAGAGAGGGCCTCGGCTGTCATCTTGATTCCCATCTAGGTAACCCCAGGCAGAAGCCTGGAATAACTCAAACTAtaaaactcaaactcaaaaaaaaataacccagacagaaacctacaataactcaaactaagaaaaaaagaagaaattactattaaaaattaacaatcaaattatataataattaaattaaataattaaatgttattaaattaaataacaatcaaaattaaataaacaatcatggcAATCATACGACAGGCACTTatataaacgaataaataaatcttaaaacgagtacaGCTTAAGCTGAATATGGAAagcaaacttgaaacgaacaaaaatctctacaaaaaagactttgggttttgcctccttctttcactgtaaaagCCTAAAACCTATTGCGTCATtggagctttactgaaaacgaattatgttacaaatattttcttttgtacttattacaacattgaaaacgAACACAAACATtacacaaaattaaatttagaactGATGAGCtatcagcaattaatatcattatatatcaaatatttagtttaattttatagttctttccaagactgctcaagacaaatatagcttcactacaaacaagagtttggatactgcccccttccctaagtgtaaaagtttaaaacttaCTACGTTATTGGTGCTTcattgaaaacgaattatatcacaaatattttcttttccagctattgcagcattgaaaatgaaaataaattacagcGAAAGAAAATCTTGAACAGGTGatcattcaaaaattaatagcattaatttaatttattaattaattaatagcattatatatcaaacattgagtttgattttgtttgtacttttcaagactgttcaagacacatatggTTATAGTAGGTTTCAGGTACCCCCCCAGTATCACTATTTTGGGTCAGTACGCTTGCAGAGTGTTAAGCACATTACACATTAAGCACATTTGTTTACTTTAATacttgtttactttgatactttgatacTAACTGTTAAGCACACTTACACTCACAGCATAAATGCACGAAGAAACCGAAATATGtttaagaagaaagaaaaagaagaaaaccaaATGACATGCTGCTACCTGATTCGCTGCTAATTTCTATCTCCTTGGTAGCAGAAGAGGAAGGCCGAAAAACAGTAGATCTGAGTCCTTCTTCCACAGCTACAGCCAAACCTGTAGTTCTTCGTCCTCCTAATAAAGACCTTCGGAGATCTGCCACTCTCTGAATACTTTCTGGAGCCTGAGTGACTGGCTCTTGAGAAAGTTCTTCTTCTCTGGGACGTTTTTCTAAGAATTCGTCGGGTGTAGAATCAAGCTCCCTCGTGCGTTTTGGCTAGAAAATACGAGACTTAGAATGGTGTTGTCAAAACTATGGCAGGAGATTCGCAAATGTcttgttaattttattattaaaaaataatgagaaaaagattgagatggctagggaaCGATCTGAGGATGAAGtttgacagattgccaaagattgtccttctcATCCAACCGTTTAAGGCTAAACTGAAGGGAGATTGTCCTCATTTAAGGTGGGGGGAAGGGTGTCGTTAGGAAAGGTTTAAGAGAAATTGTAATTTCCTGATAGGGAGTAAATACGGAGACTTtggatagattgggatagaAGAGGAGCACGCGTAGCTGTGTTGCCCTGagatggcttggtgctgcagtagaGTATTAGTTGTATACCCTAAGGGTATACAACACTCCACCTCTGTAAACATGAGTACGTAAAACTAATAATTTGTTTAATACTGGTAACTAAAATACTGGTattaactgttttattttaactttttcgcATCTGTGTAGAGCAGGAACTGATCTCCGGATTTACTACCTTCGGCCGTGAGTGCAATGAGTGGTTGGGGGTTAATCCTCCGGCGTTTCCTGCTCAGATTTCTCCAGTACCCATTTGCAGCGGGGGTGACACtgtggctgagcttacagagtcacacctcTGACAACCGTTcgaaaccaaataaccagttaCAATAGGACTCAAACCCCTGTCCTCGCACACAAAGGATGTTAAGTCTAGCGCGCTAACCGCTCGGGTCAGACGGCTAATAAGTGTTAAAATGTAGCCGAATTATCCAAATGCCTATCCTCTCTTTAATTGTAACAGACATAACTTGTTTCCTTATAAGCGGTATTAGGCCAAACAaggaaacaaaagaagaaaataaaagaaaaccgagaaagatcaatttttggaataatctttttttttcttctttttttttaaaagaaaaattatagccTTAAGCACAAGCAATCgtgtatattttagaaaaacacaTTATATAGCTACCAATTTTTATTAGAACGAcacaataacaatttttttgttcttcactttttgaaaactacAAGTGGCAATATTTGCTGTTGTAAAAAAATGCTgggtattttttctttctatgaAACTCaaactaagaaactaaaaaaataagaaatgagGCCAAACCACCCCTATCATGACAAAATTAGATTTGACGAGattaaaggtaaaaaaggtTAAAGCAACATACTGGtattcataaattttactaaattagCATAGTACAACTTATACATGCCATCTTATACAAGTCTGACAGAGAGGATAAACTCGACTCGTctgaaatgaaaagtactaAATGAGGTACTAAGCATTGACCGAAAGCCGATAATAAGTGAACTTACACTTTTATAACCGATATTAAGGAAAACAAGGACAATGATAGTACTTTCCtagcaataaaattttaattttcacaaaaaCACTTTTGCAAATGTTGTGTGGTAACATTGTGTGTTATGGGCTCttctgaagaaaataaaaacactagACTGACAGAagagtaataataaataataaaatttatgaataaataagaattataTTTATCCGTTGTTGTTCATTGcttgaattatttatttgtaatcTTTAAAtaccatttatttttatctttttaatatattatatttgttaACGAGAACTTTTATTCTTATATGAATCTATGGCCCAAAACCATTGACAAAAATGGGAGCAGTTACATATATTAGTTACACATAAGATATATGAGTTACATTTAAGATAAATGTAAGATAGctatattattttgaaatgattttaaacgtgcgtaaaaataaaagaaagcacAAGAATCTAATTAATAGAAAGATTCCGCATAATATAGAGAGAATATAATTATTAAAACGTTTTCTTGGCAATATGTAAAGGCTATAGATGACTCTATTGGAGGGATGAGGCACAACTGTTATTGCAGCAACCATATCTTGGGAAAGAATGTTCAACGGGGAATTAAATGGTACTATTCTATTGTTATTATAATGTTTCCATTAAAAGAACTCATAGAAAAGATTTATACCATTTCTAGCCGACTTcagcaaatttggttttaaatcaACCACTTGTTCTATTCCTATTTACtaatttaattatcttttttatagtaatttaccaaaaaagttCTTGGTTATGTTAATTATCCACTTCAAATTAATGTTTCTTTAGTCAGCTGTTAGTTAGTTAAAAGCTACAGTGGTTTCTGACAGATGGTGTTATATATTTTCTCAAGGGAAAATGGACtactgtatttttaaaatatttgaacaataatttaatacactataatttacaattattattttactgttattttcccgctattattaaaacaattaactAGTATTACCATTATTTAACAGATACCATTTACTAATGAATCACAAAGTACTATTTAGCACTTATTCATTACtatataatttactataatGTTTCTTTAGCAATCAGTTAGGAAGTGAAAAGCTGTAAGCTACAGTAATTTCTGAAAGATGGCGTTAAATGTGTCGATGGAAAATGTTCAAGGGACTTTCAATGCTTAAAGTATTTCTCAAACAGTTTTCTAGCTTACTACTATTTTATTGTTGCTTTGCTTAATTTTCTAAACTGATTCTTTTTGGAACTTCAAGGGttttaattgaattattttaagttttatggaCTTAACAAAGGTAGAATCTGAAATGATGACGTTCTGATGCAAGAATTCAATAATGCATAATTTAAGagattgatacaaaaaataaaaataattaaacaaaaattatatatatacgatatgaaaatttttaaatagatttcttttttaatcacacaaatatatttgtattttttataaacacattaaactaaattttaaataaatacattcaATAAATTTATCATTGAAAATTCGATGTAAACCATTCCAAATTATTGAAGTAGGTTTTAACTACctggttttttcttcaaaatcaagTGATAACTTTCAACTAATCATTACATCAATACTTCAGCACTGAACCAAGACCGTATCTAGGGGAAAAAGTTACCGAGtttcacccccaccccccaaaatcTTTGTCCGAATCCCCTCGTATCCTGAGTAAAATGCAtacgaacaattttttttgttcttttggtAATCAAATCCTGTAACTCAATGTAACCCATAACTCAAATCCTGATGGTGGTGGGCACTAAACTTAATATAGCTGTTTTCATTTCTATGATAATATATACTTTAATAACAACAATGTCTGAAGGGCGGAATTTTAGCACGCcgctattaaaattatcaataatTGGATGTTTTCCTACCTTAGTTGCAGTACAGGTAACAATAGAAGTTGCGTGACCGAGATTCCGAGTCTTTGTTGCCATTGGTCGATTACTTGCAGCGGGCAGGCCAGTGGGCGTTCGTTTATTTCGAAATGCCACTCCTTTTGAGGTCAACTGCTGTACTGGTGCTGAAAACAGTAGCGCTACATCATTTTATCAATATTGTATTACAACAAACTAATTAGAATTTGCAAACATACATTTTAGAGTAAATAGCATAAataagtaaagtaagtaagtgAGACGTCACTAGACCcctaaggtccaaaccggcggtgctgatctccgtttcatggcccttcagccaggaagcgcaatgggggttgggggcaaccatcctgtgctttcacacacccttcctgcttaccttccccagatacccatttagagctgggtccactctagctgagcttacagtcacgccactgaccccgtccaaaactaaataactggtcacaactgggattgaacccatgCCCCTTGGACCCAGAATTCCCAAGCCAGCGCTCCAACCACTCAGCCAAGATGCTTGAATAGTATGCATAAATAGgatgctactactattacaaacAATGCACTGCAGCACGTAGCCGCCTGGGGTAAACACAGCTACCTACGCccctccatctcaatctatttaaagccgcCCTCTTTACATCCctcaagaagttcccatttcccttaaatattttcttatgacATCTCCCGCCTCATACAAGGACATCCAGTTTTTCGTTTATTCTTGAACGGTTGGGCAAACAAGGACTATTTTGACTATATAGACTATGCCAAGGAATAAGGGAAACAAATATTGGTTTGAAACAAAGGTTGGAATTGGTTGGAATAAGGGAACGACTATAGACTATGCCAAGGAATACGGGAAACATATATTTGGGCATAATAAATGTCTGCTTCATTATGTTCACAATAAAACATTCATTATGCTTACAATTCTAAAAAAGTGCCCAACTTGTCCCGTTCCTGCTCCGTTTTCGCTAGGCCCCCAACTGATTAAAGAATTTTGTCCAAAACATTATATCCGTGAGAAGTAAAGAAGATTTATTCATTTCAATTACCTTTGGTGGTTGCAGTGGCCCCTTGATCCTCACTTTGGAGATCGTCTGAATCAGAATTACTGCTGCTACCGCTGTTAGAGCTGCTTCTTGACCCACTACTTGAAGATTCACTTGTTGAACACAGTGCTAGAAGACCAGTGAGATTGTACTTAGAAGAGTTTCCCGTATTCTTTATGTTATGTTAGAT
Protein-coding regions in this window:
- the LOC136030292 gene encoding uncharacterized protein LOC136030292 isoform X1 encodes the protein MVYLGSHFNVGRSEVVLSSTSNSSSSRSSSNSSSCSDLNPLCSTSESSSSGSRSSSNSGSSSNSDSDDLQSEDQGATATTKAPVQQLTSKGVAFRNKRTPTGLPAASNRPMATKTRNLGHATSIVTCTATKPKRTRELDSTPDEFLEKRPREEELSQEPVTQAPESIQRVADLRRSLLGGRRTTGLAVAVEEGLRSTVFRPSSSATKEIEISSESGTNENGGGNDGN
- the LOC136030292 gene encoding uncharacterized protein LOC136030292 isoform X2 is translated as MVYLGSHFNVGRSEVVLSSTSNSSSSRSSSNSSSCSDLNPLCSTSESSSSGSRSSSNSGSSSNSDSDDLQSEDQGATATTKAPVQQLTSKGVAFRNKRTPTGLPAASNRPMATKTRNLGHATSIVTCTATKPKRTRELDSTPDEFLEKRPREEELSQEPVTQAPESIQRVADLRRSLLGGRRTTGLAVAVEEGLRSTVFRPSSSATKEIEISSESANENGGGNDGN